In Rathayibacter sp. VKM Ac-2762, one DNA window encodes the following:
- a CDS encoding DUF1304 domain-containing protein, with amino-acid sequence MIVLGLVLAALAAALHVYIFVLESVLWTTSRARSTFGTTAGEAEATKEMAYNQGFYNLFLAVVTVAGIVAVAIGATAVGAALVFAGAGSMVAAALVLLLSAPTKRRAALTQMTPGLLALIALAVGLAL; translated from the coding sequence GTGATCGTTCTCGGACTGGTGCTCGCCGCTCTCGCCGCGGCGCTGCACGTCTACATCTTCGTGCTCGAGTCGGTCCTCTGGACGACCTCGCGCGCCCGATCGACGTTCGGCACGACCGCCGGCGAGGCGGAGGCGACGAAGGAGATGGCCTACAACCAGGGCTTCTACAACCTCTTCCTCGCCGTCGTCACCGTGGCGGGCATCGTCGCCGTCGCGATCGGCGCCACCGCCGTCGGCGCGGCCCTCGTGTTCGCCGGCGCCGGATCGATGGTCGCCGCAGCACTCGTCCTGCTCCTCTCCGCTCCGACCAAGCGCCGCGCCGCGCTGACCCAGATGACCCCGGGTCTGCTCGCCCTGATCGCTCTCGCCGTCGGCCTCGCACTCTGA
- a CDS encoding TetR/AcrR family transcriptional regulator has product MGRTQGFDTEQVVRAARAVFWESGFEEASLPDLESATGLRRSSLYHAFGSKRGLFDAAVQSYLDEVVRPRLAPLVDPGGASPTALEEYFTGLRAALADSRTLSARSGCLLLNAAGAPIARDDAVREVIADYRAELLGALRTGALARWPDAQAWASAQADVLVSLLVAALVLARVDPAQSLATVDAALALVRSSAP; this is encoded by the coding sequence GTGGGTCGCACGCAGGGCTTCGACACCGAGCAGGTCGTCCGCGCCGCCCGCGCCGTCTTCTGGGAGAGCGGCTTCGAGGAGGCGTCGCTCCCGGACCTGGAGTCCGCGACCGGACTGCGCCGCTCCAGCCTCTACCACGCCTTCGGCAGCAAGCGCGGGCTCTTCGACGCCGCCGTGCAGAGCTACCTCGACGAGGTGGTGCGGCCCCGGCTCGCCCCGCTCGTCGATCCGGGAGGGGCGTCGCCGACGGCGCTCGAGGAGTACTTCACCGGGCTGCGGGCGGCGCTCGCCGACTCCCGCACGCTCTCCGCGAGGAGCGGCTGCCTGCTGCTCAACGCCGCGGGCGCGCCGATCGCGCGCGACGACGCCGTGCGCGAGGTGATCGCCGACTACCGGGCCGAGCTGCTGGGCGCACTGCGCACCGGAGCGCTGGCCCGCTGGCCCGACGCGCAGGCGTGGGCGTCGGCTCAGGCGGACGTCCTCGTGTCGCTCCTGGTGGCCGCGCTCGTGCTGGCCCGCGTCGATCCGGCGCAGTCGCTCGCCACCGTGGACGCCGCGCTCGCGCTCGTCCGATCCTCCGCGCCCTGA
- the argG gene encoding argininosuccinate synthase has protein sequence MSKVLSSLPVGERVGIAFSGGLDTSVAVAWMREKGAVPCTYTADIGQYDEPDIESVPSRAAQYGAEISRLVDAKSALVEEGLVALQCGAFHIRSGGKTYFNTTPLGRAVTGTLLVRAMREDGVDIWGDGSTYKGNDIERFYRYGLLANPRLRIYKPWLDVQFVNELGGRTEMSEWLVARGFPYRDATEKAYSTDANIWGATHEAKRLEELSSGLELVEPIMGVASWRDEVEIASEVVSVRFEAGRPVALNGVEFSDAVALVLEANAIGGRHGLGVSDQIENRIIEAKSRGIYEAPGMALLHIAYERLLNAIHNEDTVAQYHSEGRRLGRLMYEGRWLDPQSLMLRESIQRWVGSAVSGEVTLRLRRGDDYTILDTTGPALSYHPDKLSMERVGDAAFGPEDRIGQLTMRNLDIADSRSRLEQYAAAGLVGGPTAELVGELEIGEADAITEGGGSAAADALGRATDLASEGAAFDAGTD, from the coding sequence ATGTCGAAAGTGTTGAGCAGTCTGCCCGTGGGCGAGCGTGTCGGAATCGCATTCTCGGGAGGCCTCGACACATCCGTCGCCGTCGCCTGGATGCGCGAGAAGGGCGCGGTGCCCTGCACGTACACGGCCGACATCGGCCAGTACGACGAGCCCGACATCGAGAGCGTCCCGTCCCGCGCGGCCCAGTACGGCGCCGAGATCTCGCGCCTCGTCGACGCGAAGAGCGCGCTGGTCGAGGAGGGGCTCGTCGCCCTGCAGTGCGGCGCCTTCCACATCCGCTCCGGCGGCAAGACCTACTTCAACACCACCCCCCTCGGCCGCGCCGTGACCGGAACCCTCCTCGTCCGCGCCATGCGCGAGGACGGCGTCGACATCTGGGGCGACGGCTCGACCTACAAGGGCAACGACATCGAGCGGTTCTACCGCTACGGCCTGCTCGCCAATCCCCGCCTGCGCATCTACAAGCCCTGGCTCGACGTGCAGTTCGTCAACGAGCTCGGCGGCCGCACCGAGATGTCGGAGTGGCTGGTCGCCCGCGGCTTCCCCTACCGCGACGCCACCGAGAAGGCCTACTCGACCGACGCCAACATCTGGGGCGCCACCCACGAGGCCAAGCGCCTCGAGGAGCTCTCCAGCGGCCTCGAGCTCGTCGAGCCGATCATGGGGGTCGCGTCGTGGCGCGACGAGGTCGAGATCGCCTCCGAGGTCGTCTCGGTGCGCTTCGAGGCCGGCCGTCCTGTCGCGCTGAACGGCGTCGAGTTCTCGGACGCCGTCGCGCTCGTGCTCGAGGCGAACGCGATCGGCGGACGCCACGGGCTCGGCGTCTCGGACCAGATCGAGAACCGGATCATCGAGGCCAAGAGCCGCGGCATCTACGAGGCCCCCGGCATGGCGCTGCTGCACATCGCCTACGAGCGCCTGCTGAACGCGATCCACAACGAGGACACCGTCGCCCAGTACCACTCGGAGGGCCGCCGTCTCGGCCGCCTGATGTACGAGGGCCGCTGGCTCGATCCGCAGTCGCTGATGCTGCGCGAGTCCATCCAGCGCTGGGTCGGCTCGGCCGTCTCCGGGGAGGTCACCCTGCGCCTGCGTCGCGGCGACGACTACACGATCCTCGACACGACCGGCCCCGCGCTGAGCTACCACCCCGACAAGCTCTCGATGGAGCGGGTCGGCGACGCCGCCTTCGGCCCCGAGGACCGCATCGGGCAGCTCACGATGCGCAACCTCGACATCGCCGACTCCCGCTCGCGGCTCGAGCAGTACGCCGCCGCCGGCCTCGTCGGCGGTCCGACCGCCGAGCTCGTCGGCGAGCTCGAGATCGGCGAGGCCGACGCGATCACCGAGGGCGGCGGGTCCGCAGCGGCCGATGCGCTCGGACGCGCCACCGACCTGGCCTCGGAGGGTGCGGCGTTCGACGCCGGAACCGACTGA